In the genome of Salinispirillum sp. LH 10-3-1, one region contains:
- the rfbD gene encoding dTDP-4-dehydrorhamnose reductase, with protein sequence MKLLIVGAAGQVGQALMRVCADLHIDHIGLGHEQLDIRQPESIVAVLQREKPDYVVNAAAVSDVTLAQAEAAECYAINRDGVANLARACSAQGVALLHLSTDYVFDGQLGLPYTEEHKPNPQNVYGNSKYEGEEALRELCERHIILRSSWVFGPAGNNFFSRTLQRVRNGELVRAANDQISCPTYTEHLATVSIAILQQLDCQSEPPLWGTYHYCDRGPTTRYDFARTIATTATQRSELPEAEVVPVESAELNERAQTARHSVLSTDKLFFTFGIRQRGWRQGVKRAVEYAANQQSSHDLNGSKVLHGNG encoded by the coding sequence ATGAAGCTACTGATCGTCGGTGCGGCAGGTCAAGTTGGTCAAGCACTGATGCGTGTATGTGCTGACCTCCATATTGATCATATTGGTCTTGGCCATGAGCAGCTCGACATTCGGCAGCCGGAAAGTATTGTGGCGGTCTTGCAGCGTGAGAAGCCGGATTATGTGGTCAACGCGGCGGCGGTATCAGATGTCACCTTGGCTCAGGCAGAGGCTGCAGAATGCTACGCCATTAATCGAGATGGCGTGGCGAATCTGGCGCGCGCCTGCAGTGCGCAGGGTGTTGCCTTGCTGCATCTGTCTACGGATTATGTGTTTGATGGCCAGTTGGGTCTGCCGTACACCGAAGAGCATAAGCCGAATCCGCAAAATGTCTATGGTAACAGTAAGTACGAAGGAGAAGAGGCGCTGCGAGAACTCTGTGAGCGTCACATCATCCTGCGTTCAAGCTGGGTGTTCGGGCCAGCAGGTAATAATTTTTTCTCGCGTACTCTTCAGCGGGTGCGCAATGGGGAGTTAGTGCGGGCCGCCAATGATCAGATCAGCTGCCCCACTTATACGGAGCATTTGGCAACCGTTTCCATAGCAATTCTTCAGCAATTAGATTGCCAGTCCGAACCACCGCTGTGGGGAACCTACCATTACTGTGATCGAGGTCCTACCACGCGCTACGATTTTGCTCGTACTATCGCCACTACCGCTACACAGCGCAGTGAATTGCCTGAAGCCGAAGTGGTGCCAGTTGAGAGTGCGGAGCTCAATGAACGCGCTCAGACAGCGCGACATTCTGTGCTCTCCACCGACAAATTATTCTTCACCTTTGGGATTCGCCAACGTGGTTGGCGGCAGGGCGTAAAGCGCGCAGTGGAATACGCGGCTAATCAACAGAGCAGCCACGACTTGAATGGCAGTAAGGTACTACATGGCAACGGTTGA
- a CDS encoding flagellar brake protein, which translates to MATVELTKLKIQPGIGVHMEVEDRPEARLSSKLIGLVAPRSVLVQTPVVDGRQVLFRKDQPLIVRFFANKVACGFRTKVMHLCSTPYHYIHLAYPGRVEIGEVRNAARAQANLPITVINRTRSTVDNVHGAIVDISTTGAKIETLQPVAELGDELLITAKVIVGHITRIINIEAFARTTIDRFDMANSVAAYGIQFKYLSDMDFLALHAFVNNQLVRSSDL; encoded by the coding sequence ATGGCAACGGTTGAACTCACAAAACTAAAAATACAGCCCGGTATTGGTGTTCACATGGAAGTGGAGGATAGGCCGGAGGCGCGGCTGAGCTCCAAATTGATTGGTTTAGTCGCTCCGCGGTCTGTATTAGTGCAGACGCCGGTAGTAGACGGGCGTCAGGTGCTATTTCGTAAAGATCAGCCGTTGATTGTTCGTTTCTTCGCCAACAAAGTGGCCTGTGGATTTCGTACCAAGGTTATGCACTTATGCAGTACACCCTACCACTACATCCATCTGGCGTATCCAGGTCGTGTGGAGATTGGTGAAGTGCGCAATGCGGCGCGTGCTCAAGCTAATCTGCCCATCACCGTGATCAACCGGACGCGCTCAACGGTGGACAATGTGCACGGAGCCATTGTCGATATCAGTACCACCGGGGCCAAAATTGAAACCTTGCAGCCGGTCGCTGAGTTGGGTGATGAGTTGTTGATTACGGCGAAAGTGATTGTTGGGCATATCACTCGCATTATTAATATTGAAGCCTTTGCTCGCACAACCATCGATCGCTTTGATATGGCGAACTCAGTGGCGGCTTACGGCATCCAATTTAAGTATTTAAGTGACATGGACTTCTTGGCACTGCACGCTTTTGTGAACAATCAGTTGGTGCGCAGCTCGGATCTGTAA
- a CDS encoding bifunctional diguanylate cyclase/phosphodiesterase — MMTRDRFHHECMDSTHPVNRDHFQFLAHWLKQLAAPSLDSRLPTFLLGELADYFGAAQACIWQCTEDLATNTPIISFGISATSASLPFPDRRAGHSPIGLQTLRAALETPGTPPLHKPRLLTDISAPTAHATNNEAELKLLQQGIRSVWWIPSSKGQLALSLLLHHPSTYRSDDQTLLTTLLQSLECHLHRSPTPPPTVHVDGDDKPLMQLLKHSSDGFCRVSFHPPIPLAADQALVLEQLREGRINATNEALASGLNKPVGVNFTGQTLRELITDTELTPLLQAAIEAQFGRVRTHSTQFLDDHVQRIETSCQGEIADGALTQLWLTRRDLTHEQRLTNLLTHQSNHDALTQLRNRNALIGDLDTAIAIRGPQKRAVGLMLLDLDRFKDYNDTFGHPFGDEIITQLAHRLGALAQRYDATVYRVGGDEFALLFDALHDLSKLHMLSMQLLAEVQEPLHINDMALSLDASIGISGYPMHGNNAASLLRCADVALNQAKHAPFSAMQYEPAHDHFTKRRLSILTGLRPALKNDGMHLVFQPKMLLAGRAVSGFEALLRWHPNDGPPVSPNEFIPLAEVSNQMHDLTRWVVDAVIQQQKAWRLQGVAVPLAFNISPANLADVRFMHYLSEQCARHQVSPSQLHIEITESALMNNLKDSRRILNNLRSQGFTVCIDDFGTGYSSLSYLRDLPADIIKIDMSFIRNLVDNPRTQIIVESLIKMSHSLGLVVVAEGVEDEATLAMLEGMGCDQIQGFILAPGLSATDAQAFLTSTSSQH; from the coding sequence ATGATGACTCGTGATCGTTTCCACCACGAGTGCATGGACAGCACCCACCCAGTGAACAGAGACCACTTCCAATTTTTAGCGCACTGGCTGAAACAACTGGCCGCACCCTCTCTAGACTCACGACTACCCACCTTTCTTTTAGGGGAATTGGCTGATTACTTTGGTGCAGCACAGGCCTGTATTTGGCAGTGTACTGAGGATCTAGCGACTAACACCCCGATAATCAGCTTCGGCATCTCGGCCACGAGCGCATCGCTTCCCTTTCCTGATCGGCGCGCTGGGCATTCGCCCATTGGTTTACAGACACTGCGCGCTGCCTTGGAAACACCGGGCACACCACCGCTGCATAAGCCGCGATTGCTGACCGACATCAGCGCACCTACAGCACATGCAACCAACAACGAAGCAGAGCTTAAGCTTTTACAACAGGGCATACGCAGTGTTTGGTGGATTCCCAGCTCGAAGGGGCAGCTTGCGCTCAGCTTATTGCTGCACCATCCCAGCACCTACAGGAGCGATGACCAGACACTCCTGACCACTCTGCTGCAATCTTTAGAATGCCACTTGCACCGCTCACCAACCCCGCCACCAACCGTGCATGTCGACGGGGACGACAAACCATTAATGCAGCTTCTCAAGCACAGCTCTGATGGTTTCTGCCGAGTCAGCTTTCACCCACCCATACCTCTTGCGGCCGACCAAGCACTCGTGCTTGAGCAGCTGCGTGAAGGTCGCATTAACGCCACCAACGAGGCCTTGGCTTCCGGGTTGAACAAGCCAGTAGGCGTCAATTTTACCGGCCAAACCTTACGCGAACTGATTACCGACACAGAGCTCACCCCATTACTGCAAGCAGCAATAGAGGCACAATTCGGTCGCGTACGGACACACAGCACGCAGTTCTTGGATGACCACGTACAACGTATTGAGACCTCGTGCCAAGGTGAGATAGCGGACGGCGCATTGACACAGCTGTGGTTAACGCGGCGCGACTTGACACACGAACAACGCTTGACCAATCTGCTCACGCACCAAAGCAATCACGACGCCCTAACGCAACTGCGCAACCGCAATGCGCTCATTGGCGATCTCGACACCGCCATAGCGATACGCGGACCACAAAAGCGCGCCGTTGGCCTGATGCTGCTCGACCTAGATCGCTTCAAGGACTATAACGATACCTTTGGGCATCCATTTGGCGATGAAATCATCACCCAACTGGCGCACCGTTTGGGCGCGTTGGCGCAGCGCTATGACGCCACCGTTTATCGGGTTGGTGGCGACGAGTTCGCGCTCTTGTTCGACGCCCTACACGACCTGTCTAAGCTGCACATGTTGTCGATGCAGCTGTTAGCGGAAGTTCAAGAGCCCCTGCATATCAACGATATGGCGCTGTCACTAGATGCAAGCATTGGCATATCAGGCTACCCGATGCATGGCAATAATGCCGCCAGCCTTCTTCGTTGTGCTGATGTAGCCTTGAACCAAGCCAAGCATGCGCCATTCAGCGCAATGCAATATGAACCTGCGCACGATCACTTTACCAAGCGCCGCCTGAGCATCTTAACCGGCCTACGCCCAGCTCTGAAAAACGACGGCATGCATCTGGTGTTTCAGCCCAAAATGTTACTCGCTGGCCGCGCAGTCAGTGGCTTTGAGGCTTTGTTGCGCTGGCATCCTAACGATGGTCCCCCGGTAAGCCCCAATGAATTCATACCGTTGGCTGAAGTAAGCAATCAGATGCATGATCTTACACGCTGGGTGGTTGATGCAGTCATTCAGCAACAAAAAGCTTGGCGACTGCAAGGCGTTGCAGTGCCCTTGGCATTCAATATATCGCCCGCCAATCTGGCTGATGTACGCTTTATGCACTACCTGTCAGAGCAATGCGCTCGTCATCAGGTGTCGCCTAGCCAATTGCACATAGAGATCACTGAAAGCGCTCTGATGAATAATTTGAAGGACTCGCGCCGCATTCTGAACAACCTGCGCAGCCAAGGCTTTACTGTCTGCATAGACGATTTCGGCACCGGCTACTCGTCACTGAGTTATCTGCGTGACCTGCCTGCGGATATCATCAAGATCGACATGTCGTTCATTCGTAATCTCGTCGACAATCCTCGCACCCAGATCATCGTGGAAAGCCTGATCAAAATGTCGCACTCGTTGGGATTGGTGGTCGTGGCAGAGGGTGTTGAAGACGAAGCAACGCTTGCCATGCTGGAAGGTATGGGGTGTGACCAAATACAGGGGTTTATACTGGCGCCTGGTCTAAGCGCCACCGACGCGCAAGCATTCCTCACCAGCACATCAAGCCAGCACTAG
- a CDS encoding polyprenyl synthetase family protein yields MQINDINNVVAAEFAAVNDVIHSELSSRVPLVEQIAEYIVSSGGKRLRPLVTLLLGKTLNYESPHLIRLATIIEFLHTATLLHDDVVDMSAMRRGKATANQRWGNAPSVLVGDFLYSRAFQLMVEVGNLEVMNQLANATNVIAEGEVLQLMNVRNPDLSESDYMKVIEGKTAMLFAAATGSAAALAQAAPERHAAAMTYGTELGLAFQIQDDVLDYAGDSAALGKNVGDDLAEGKVTLPLIYTLQHTDDNTRKMIRQAIRKGGTSEVEPILAAIQSCGALLYCQQKAREHSARAQLALQQFPANEARAALHALADLAVERSV; encoded by the coding sequence ATGCAGATCAATGACATCAACAACGTTGTAGCTGCGGAATTTGCCGCAGTCAATGATGTTATCCATAGCGAGCTCAGCTCGCGCGTCCCGCTCGTTGAGCAGATTGCGGAATACATCGTATCCAGTGGTGGCAAGCGCTTGCGCCCGCTCGTAACACTGCTCTTGGGCAAGACCTTGAACTATGAATCACCGCACCTGATTCGCCTTGCCACTATCATCGAATTTCTCCATACCGCGACATTGCTGCATGACGATGTGGTCGACATGTCTGCCATGCGGCGCGGCAAAGCCACAGCAAACCAACGCTGGGGTAATGCACCCTCCGTTTTGGTTGGCGACTTTCTATACTCGCGCGCCTTCCAGCTTATGGTTGAGGTGGGCAACCTGGAAGTCATGAATCAGCTCGCTAATGCCACCAATGTGATTGCGGAGGGCGAAGTCTTGCAGTTAATGAATGTGCGCAACCCGGATCTATCCGAGAGCGATTACATGAAGGTCATTGAAGGCAAAACTGCCATGCTCTTTGCCGCTGCTACTGGCAGTGCTGCCGCACTCGCGCAAGCCGCACCAGAACGCCACGCCGCCGCCATGACTTACGGCACAGAGCTAGGCCTGGCCTTTCAAATTCAAGACGACGTGCTTGATTATGCGGGTGACAGCGCAGCCCTGGGTAAGAACGTCGGTGATGATCTAGCCGAAGGCAAGGTGACACTGCCGCTCATCTATACCCTGCAGCACACCGATGACAATACCCGCAAGATGATTCGACAGGCCATTCGAAAAGGCGGTACCAGTGAAGTGGAACCCATTCTGGCTGCCATTCAGAGTTGCGGCGCATTGTTGTACTGTCAACAAAAGGCCCGCGAGCATAGCGCGCGCGCGCAGCTAGCCTTGCAACAATTTCCCGCCAACGAAGCCCGTGCCGCACTGCATGCCTTGGCCGATCTAGCCGTGGAGCGCAGCGTATAG
- the rplU gene encoding 50S ribosomal protein L21: MYAVIKSGGKQYRVKEGQLLRLEKIELEAGATVNFEEVLLVGNGDDVKIGEPLVKGATVTAEVIAQGRHKKVNILKFKRRKHHMKRMGHRQWFTEVKITGIKA; the protein is encoded by the coding sequence ATGTACGCTGTGATCAAGTCTGGCGGTAAACAGTACCGCGTAAAAGAAGGCCAGTTGTTGCGACTGGAAAAAATCGAATTGGAAGCCGGTGCAACGGTAAACTTCGAAGAAGTGCTGTTGGTCGGTAACGGCGACGACGTTAAAATCGGCGAGCCATTGGTGAAAGGCGCTACGGTGACTGCAGAAGTTATCGCTCAGGGTCGTCACAAGAAAGTTAACATTCTGAAATTCAAACGCCGTAAGCACCATATGAAGCGTATGGGTCACCGTCAGTGGTTCACGGAAGTGAAAATCACTGGTATCAAGGCGTAA
- the rpmA gene encoding 50S ribosomal protein L27: MAHKKAGGSTRNGRDSQSKRLGVKAFGGQTVTAGSIIIRQRGTAFHPGVNVGLGKDHTLFALKDGAVKFEVKGPKNRKTVSIVAA; encoded by the coding sequence ATGGCTCACAAGAAAGCAGGTGGTAGTACTCGTAACGGTCGCGATTCTCAGTCGAAGCGTCTGGGTGTAAAAGCATTTGGCGGCCAAACTGTTACTGCAGGTTCTATCATCATTCGTCAGCGCGGCACAGCATTCCACCCTGGTGTGAATGTTGGTTTGGGCAAAGACCACACCCTGTTCGCTCTTAAAGACGGCGCGGTGAAGTTTGAAGTTAAAGGCCCGAAGAACCGTAAAACGGTCAGCATTGTAGCGGCTTAA